One segment of Paenibacillus sp. FSL R7-0337 DNA contains the following:
- a CDS encoding amino acid permease codes for MAQTELKRELANRHVQLIAIGGTIGTGLFLGSGKAIQQAGPSIMLTYLIVGIAVFFVMRALGELLLSKAGYQSFTDIAEDYLGPRAAFITGWTYWFCWIMTAMADVIAVGVYVQYWFDIPQWVPAVICLIILLGLNLLTVKSFGELEFWFALIKVVTILALIGLGIVLLVTQFKTDAGSVSVRNLWEHGGVFPNGVKGFLFSFQMVVFAYVGVELVGVSAAETANPEKNIPSAINKIPLRILFFYVGALFVLLCINPWTQLSASESPFVRTFSLVGIPIAAGIINFVVLTSAASACNSGMFSTSRILYNLSRRNQASPQLGKLNRNHVPANSLFISTIVISAGALLSKLIPGQAFGIVTTISAICFIWVWGVVLVCHIKYKRNRPDLHAASKFKAPFTPVINYAVLTLFAAILVIMLFADETRPALLFTPLWFILLFVLYSIRSRKEKNEQEISIINT; via the coding sequence ATGGCACAGACAGAATTAAAAAGAGAGCTTGCAAACCGGCACGTCCAGCTTATCGCCATCGGAGGTACGATTGGCACAGGTTTATTCCTGGGATCGGGCAAGGCAATTCAGCAGGCCGGGCCCTCCATCATGCTCACGTATCTGATCGTGGGAATCGCCGTGTTTTTTGTGATGCGTGCGCTGGGGGAACTGCTGCTCTCGAAGGCGGGGTATCAATCTTTTACAGACATTGCTGAGGATTACTTGGGGCCGCGCGCGGCATTCATTACAGGCTGGACCTACTGGTTCTGCTGGATTATGACGGCGATGGCCGATGTGATTGCAGTGGGCGTCTATGTGCAGTACTGGTTCGATATTCCGCAGTGGGTACCGGCCGTGATCTGCCTGATCATTCTGCTCGGACTCAATCTGCTAACGGTCAAAAGCTTCGGGGAACTCGAATTCTGGTTTGCTCTGATCAAGGTAGTTACGATTCTGGCCCTGATCGGCCTGGGGATTGTCCTGCTGGTGACCCAGTTCAAGACGGATGCAGGCTCAGTGTCGGTCCGCAATCTCTGGGAGCACGGGGGCGTATTCCCGAACGGGGTGAAGGGCTTCCTGTTCTCCTTCCAGATGGTGGTATTCGCTTATGTCGGCGTGGAGCTGGTGGGGGTATCGGCAGCGGAGACGGCGAATCCTGAGAAAAACATCCCGTCCGCGATCAACAAAATTCCGCTGCGGATTCTGTTCTTCTATGTAGGCGCGCTCTTCGTGCTGCTGTGCATTAATCCCTGGACCCAGCTTAGCGCGTCTGAAAGTCCGTTCGTGCGCACCTTCAGTCTGGTCGGGATTCCGATTGCTGCGGGAATTATCAATTTCGTGGTCTTAACCTCGGCGGCCTCCGCCTGCAACAGCGGGATGTTCTCGACCAGCCGGATTCTCTACAATCTGAGCAGAAGGAATCAGGCCTCCCCTCAGCTCGGCAAGCTGAACCGGAATCATGTGCCTGCGAATTCCCTGTTTATTTCTACTATAGTAATCTCTGCCGGAGCGCTGCTCAGCAAGCTTATTCCGGGTCAGGCCTTCGGCATCGTGACTACAATCAGCGCCATTTGCTTCATCTGGGTCTGGGGCGTTGTGCTGGTCTGCCATATCAAGTATAAAAGGAACCGCCCGGATTTACATGCCGCTTCCAAATTCAAAGCGCCGTTCACCCCGGTGATTAACTATGCTGTCCTGACGCTGTTCGCCGCCATTCTAGTGATCATGCTCTTTGCCGACGAGACCCGTCCGGCGCTGCTGTTTACTCCGCTCTGGTTCATTCTGCTGTTCGTTCTGTACTCCATCAGAAGCCGTAAGGAGAAAAACGAACAGGAAATCAGTATAATCAATACATAA
- a CDS encoding DUF5643 domain-containing protein, producing the protein MYTISLNTMKKAMIATAVTAVLGGTVVGGGYSLPVAAAADVNKDNKAGSVFAASDNATLKAIVQKKLAAAPNQAVTQEGVTLTLTDLTYDSNQFIAGIRQDGGTVDKNGSFLDQTRNVDVLINGKKLLYDTSISTNPEDTDTALIYLNKGAMKQQIPDKFDLTLKTYANGVKEPFVFKVQVNKLGTLLSLKPGVSKKNSTFSYTVTSFQMTPLTMSLQVSFKGAVPAAAKSKVNPERMLYDLVDEKGNVSSPWGKPFEKVKTSGTEEQNYGAFPAVPKTISVKPFTYAKDASGKMFKDKQGQWAKTYYKDLETKITVK; encoded by the coding sequence ATGTACACGATCAGCTTAAATACGATGAAGAAAGCAATGATAGCAACAGCAGTAACCGCTGTACTCGGAGGGACAGTTGTCGGCGGGGGATACTCTTTACCCGTAGCGGCGGCAGCCGATGTTAACAAGGATAATAAGGCGGGCAGCGTATTCGCGGCCAGCGATAACGCCACTCTGAAGGCGATTGTTCAGAAAAAGCTTGCTGCCGCCCCGAATCAGGCCGTGACCCAGGAGGGGGTAACCCTGACACTAACCGATCTGACCTATGACAGTAATCAATTTATCGCAGGCATCCGGCAGGACGGAGGGACGGTGGACAAGAACGGTTCTTTCCTAGACCAGACCAGGAATGTGGACGTGTTAATCAATGGGAAAAAGCTGTTGTACGATACTTCCATCAGTACAAATCCGGAGGATACGGACACAGCCTTGATCTATCTGAATAAGGGCGCGATGAAGCAGCAAATCCCGGATAAATTCGACCTTACGCTGAAGACTTACGCCAACGGGGTGAAGGAGCCGTTTGTTTTTAAAGTTCAAGTGAACAAGCTGGGGACCCTCTTAAGCTTGAAGCCGGGCGTCTCCAAGAAGAACAGCACATTCAGCTACACAGTGACATCCTTCCAGATGACCCCGTTAACAATGTCTCTGCAGGTGAGCTTCAAGGGTGCAGTTCCGGCGGCGGCCAAGTCCAAGGTGAACCCGGAGAGAATGTTATATGACCTTGTGGATGAGAAAGGGAATGTGAGCTCGCCGTGGGGCAAGCCGTTTGAGAAGGTTAAGACAAGCGGTACTGAGGAGCAGAACTACGGTGCTTTTCCGGCCGTCCCGAAGACCATTAGTGTTAAGCCGTTTACGTATGCCAAGGATGCCAGCGGGAAAATGTTCAAGGACAAACAGGGCCAATGGGCTAAAACCTATTATAAAGATCTGGAAACCAAAATTACGGTTAAATAA
- a CDS encoding ABC transporter permease subunit — protein MANPAPQAMNTKLAPPPQGRFGRLLHNIVRYRVLLLMLLPTSIIFFINCYIPMFGLFIAFKNINYIDGIMGSPWAGLDNFRFLFATSDALRVTINTVGYNVVFIISGLILSVSLAIAINEVRNKLASKFFQTVMIMPNFLSMVVVSFIVYAFLHPEYGFLVKHILPMFGYSSVNAYMHPNAWPYILWITKMWHSIGIGSVIYLAAITGISEELYEAAVMDGASKWQQITKITLPLLTPIMVILTILNMGGIFRSDFGLFYHVTLDSGALRSTTDVIDTYVYRGLIQLNDLGMSSAANFYQSVVGFFLVIGANALARKLNRDTALF, from the coding sequence ATGGCAAATCCCGCACCACAAGCTATGAACACCAAGCTAGCGCCACCGCCCCAGGGCCGTTTCGGCCGTCTGCTGCACAATATCGTGCGATACCGGGTGCTGCTGTTGATGCTGCTGCCCACGTCGATTATCTTTTTCATCAACTGCTATATTCCGATGTTCGGATTATTCATTGCCTTCAAGAACATCAACTACATTGATGGCATTATGGGCAGTCCCTGGGCCGGGCTGGATAACTTCCGGTTCCTCTTCGCCACCTCTGACGCCCTGCGGGTGACCATCAACACCGTGGGTTACAATGTGGTCTTCATTATCTCAGGCCTTATTCTCTCCGTCTCGCTGGCGATTGCGATCAATGAGGTGCGTAACAAGCTGGCCTCGAAGTTCTTCCAGACCGTGATGATTATGCCGAACTTCCTGTCCATGGTCGTGGTCAGCTTCATCGTCTATGCCTTCCTGCACCCGGAGTACGGCTTCCTGGTCAAGCATATTCTGCCGATGTTCGGCTACTCCTCGGTGAACGCTTATATGCATCCTAACGCATGGCCTTACATTCTGTGGATCACCAAAATGTGGCACTCCATCGGGATCGGCAGTGTCATCTACCTTGCAGCCATCACCGGCATCAGCGAAGAGTTGTACGAAGCTGCGGTGATGGACGGGGCCAGCAAATGGCAGCAGATTACCAAGATTACCCTGCCGCTGCTTACGCCGATCATGGTGATTCTCACGATTCTTAACATGGGCGGTATCTTCCGCTCTGACTTCGGGCTGTTCTACCATGTGACCCTGGACTCCGGTGCGCTGCGCTCGACTACGGACGTCATCGACACCTATGTCTACCGGGGCCTGATCCAGCTCAATGACCTGGGGATGTCCTCTGCGGCGAACTTCTATCAATCTGTCGTCGGCTTCTTCCTGGTCATCGGCGCGAACGCTCTGGCCCGTAAGCTGAACCGCGATACGGCGCTTTTCTAG
- a CDS encoding carbohydrate ABC transporter permease yields the protein MTTASRSNPYTKGSTTAQIILNVFFIAFSLACILPILLIVAISLTNEKALTLQGYKFWPDHIDASAYQYLFKHSETLVKAYGVSLTVTLIGTVLAVLLIALYAYPLYRKDFPFKKTFNFYLLITMLFSGGLVPFYLLYVNYLDLKDSLVALILPGLSNAFYIFITRTFFQQTIPEEMIESGKLDGASEWRIFFQLVLPISLPVLATIGLFTTLMYWNDWFNSMLFINDTNKFSLQYVMIQMIRQAEFFKTQLAGTGVALMVQESVPTESLRMAMVVLSIGPILFIYPFFQKYFTKGLTIGAIKG from the coding sequence ATGACTACTGCATCCCGAAGCAACCCTTATACCAAAGGCTCTACTACCGCCCAGATTATTCTGAATGTATTCTTCATCGCCTTCAGCCTGGCGTGTATCCTGCCGATCCTGCTCATTGTCGCTATCTCCTTAACCAACGAGAAGGCCTTGACGCTGCAGGGTTACAAGTTCTGGCCCGATCATATCGACGCGTCCGCGTACCAATATTTGTTCAAGCATTCGGAGACACTGGTTAAGGCTTATGGTGTCAGCCTGACCGTTACCCTTATCGGAACTGTTCTGGCCGTGCTGCTGATTGCGCTGTATGCGTATCCGCTCTACCGGAAGGATTTTCCTTTTAAAAAGACATTCAACTTCTACCTGCTGATCACCATGCTGTTCTCGGGAGGGCTTGTCCCCTTCTATCTGCTATATGTGAACTATCTTGATCTGAAGGACTCGCTGGTCGCGCTGATCCTGCCCGGCTTGTCCAATGCCTTCTATATCTTCATCACCCGCACCTTCTTCCAGCAGACGATTCCGGAGGAGATGATTGAATCCGGCAAGCTCGACGGGGCCTCGGAGTGGCGGATCTTCTTCCAGCTGGTGCTGCCGATCTCCCTGCCTGTGCTGGCGACCATCGGACTGTTCACTACGCTGATGTACTGGAATGACTGGTTCAACTCCATGCTATTCATTAATGACACCAATAAGTTCTCGCTGCAGTACGTCATGATTCAGATGATCCGCCAGGCCGAGTTCTTCAAAACCCAGCTTGCCGGCACCGGTGTCGCCCTGATGGTACAGGAATCCGTTCCGACCGAAAGTCTGCGGATGGCCATGGTTGTGCTGTCGATTGGTCCGATTCTGTTCATCTATCCGTTCTTCCAGAAGTACTTCACCAAAGGCCTCACGATTGGTGCTATCAAAGGTTAA
- a CDS encoding ABC transporter substrate-binding protein has product MRTTRSSGAVLAALTAVILGITGCGGGNSGASAPSKAESTAAATTAGTEGSTNPDTSTFRKLKVYTVGNFPQNDTKAVVDEINKYLKEKINAEIDFQGLPWSSWAEKMALAYQSGEQVDLTFAPNWADFANNVAKGAFLPLDDLLAKYGQGIKDTLDPRFLDGGTVDGKIYAIPTNKEIGESHTIMFRKDLVDKYGFDVNSIETLEDLEPWLQTIKEKEPAIAPIWLSGSGSDTLGYFDKTKESMKENFRYELVAGAPAGIVLDTKTDKMVISSMESDTAIYRMKLYGDWFSKGYINKDAATTKTSTEDAFKAGKTWMKFGSDKPDSDKEDSIATGIELVKLKGNEPEISTASVSNSMMAIGRTSIDPERTMMLLNLLHTDPVLVNLIDFGVEGRQYVKVEGKDNFIKLPDGIATRADTGWAPGIEWMFGNQTITYLWEGESADKWEKFKAYNESAHKVKSFGFNFNTDAVKTQVSVVSNIIKEFRPLLETGSLGVDKVLTEYNNKLKANGIEDIRAEVQKQYDAWKAKQS; this is encoded by the coding sequence ATGAGAACAACCAGAAGCTCGGGCGCGGTGCTTGCTGCCCTAACCGCCGTGATACTGGGCATTACCGGATGCGGCGGGGGCAATTCAGGTGCATCCGCACCTTCCAAGGCAGAATCGACAGCAGCAGCTACAACAGCAGGCACGGAAGGCAGCACTAATCCTGACACCTCAACGTTCCGGAAGCTGAAAGTTTACACGGTCGGGAATTTCCCGCAAAATGATACCAAGGCGGTTGTGGACGAGATCAACAAGTATCTCAAAGAAAAAATCAACGCCGAGATTGACTTCCAGGGACTCCCTTGGTCCTCCTGGGCCGAGAAGATGGCACTAGCCTATCAATCCGGTGAACAGGTCGATTTGACCTTTGCTCCGAACTGGGCGGATTTCGCCAATAACGTAGCCAAAGGCGCATTTCTCCCGCTGGATGATCTGTTAGCCAAATATGGACAAGGCATCAAGGACACCCTTGATCCCCGCTTCCTTGACGGCGGAACGGTTGACGGCAAAATCTATGCGATTCCTACCAATAAGGAAATCGGCGAGAGCCATACCATTATGTTCCGCAAGGATCTGGTAGATAAATACGGCTTCGATGTGAACTCAATTGAGACGCTGGAGGACCTGGAGCCATGGCTGCAGACGATCAAGGAGAAGGAACCGGCCATCGCGCCTATCTGGCTATCCGGCAGCGGATCGGATACCCTGGGCTACTTCGACAAGACCAAAGAGAGCATGAAGGAGAACTTCCGTTATGAGCTGGTGGCAGGCGCTCCTGCCGGAATCGTCCTGGATACCAAGACCGATAAGATGGTGATCAGCTCGATGGAGTCCGACACCGCGATCTACCGGATGAAGCTCTATGGCGACTGGTTCAGCAAGGGCTACATTAATAAGGATGCGGCAACGACTAAGACCAGTACTGAAGACGCTTTCAAGGCCGGCAAGACTTGGATGAAATTCGGTTCTGACAAGCCGGACTCCGACAAGGAAGATTCCATCGCCACCGGCATTGAGCTGGTGAAGCTGAAGGGGAATGAACCCGAGATCAGCACAGCCAGCGTCAGCAACTCCATGATGGCCATCGGACGCACCTCGATTGATCCCGAGCGGACGATGATGCTGCTGAACCTGCTGCATACCGACCCCGTTCTGGTCAATCTGATTGACTTCGGCGTAGAGGGCCGGCAGTATGTCAAGGTAGAAGGCAAGGACAACTTCATCAAGCTGCCTGACGGCATTGCTACCCGTGCCGATACCGGCTGGGCACCGGGAATTGAATGGATGTTCGGCAACCAGACCATAACCTATCTGTGGGAAGGCGAAAGTGCCGATAAATGGGAGAAGTTCAAGGCTTATAACGAGAGTGCCCATAAGGTGAAGTCCTTCGGCTTCAACTTCAATACCGACGCTGTCAAAACACAGGTCTCTGTGGTCAGCAATATTATCAAGGAATTCCGCCCGCTGCTGGAAACGGGCAGCCTGGGAGTAGACAAGGTGCTGACGGAATACAATAATAAGCTGAAGGCAAACGGTATTGAGGATATCCGAGCCGAGGTTCAGAAGCAATATGATGCCTGGAAGGCCAAACAATCCTAA
- a CDS encoding histidine kinase yields the protein MKLSLRFKVSALVLLLVTPLFLFLSYTNLYSTNIVREKVAKSASDTLTLHLGTLDELLEQTSHYLLRTANENMLLELYSDSGPDSVNYYLSIRKLMDQWYSDVSYYTIIRSVFVYHQDRDELFLSSQREYYQEKEVIASGLSSHLKAPNLQASLKWETVTLGGEPVLFKVLPDKSGRLLMGVLVSIDSLAQPLTQLESTGGSGQVGMIDNDGKLLWGQFASEDLALIRNQLGRPDRPVDASIRLSNGNSYLLIDKPSQYSNLNVFFLLDEKSILDELPIFQRIIKVIPFVIILVMVILLALLSRLVFKPIQQLTSGMRILGKGQLEYRLKDGNSREFQIITMQFNQMAEQIGNLKIDVYEEQMKVQQAELKHLQAQINPHFFMNSLNIVFHLVELKQYALIKKMIGHLVSHFRFIMNTNDAWIPLRGELGHIQNYIEIQMVMYPNKLSYEVQLPQELESTLIPPLLIQPFVENAIKHGFINNSKPFNVGITVSEDAGESGNTCITIQIRDSGPGFSAAQLDMLNHGVYERKPTDRHLGIWNVYRRMLMFYNNRARLTFHNAPDGGAVVEIRLPVQKEL from the coding sequence GTGAAACTATCATTGCGATTCAAAGTGAGTGCCCTTGTCCTGCTGCTGGTCACGCCGCTGTTCCTCTTTCTCTCCTACACCAATCTCTATTCCACCAACATTGTCCGGGAGAAGGTTGCGAAGTCTGCTTCGGACACGTTGACCCTGCACTTAGGTACTCTCGATGAGCTGCTGGAGCAGACCAGCCATTATCTGCTGCGGACCGCCAATGAGAACATGCTGCTGGAGCTCTATTCGGACAGCGGGCCCGACAGCGTCAATTATTATCTGTCCATCCGTAAGCTGATGGACCAGTGGTACAGCGATGTCAGCTACTACACCATTATCCGCAGTGTCTTCGTCTACCATCAGGACCGGGATGAATTATTCCTCAGCAGCCAGAGAGAGTATTACCAGGAGAAGGAGGTCATTGCCTCCGGGCTGTCTTCACACCTCAAGGCCCCTAATCTCCAGGCCTCCCTGAAGTGGGAGACTGTGACTCTCGGCGGAGAGCCGGTGTTATTCAAGGTGCTGCCGGACAAGAGCGGCCGGCTTCTCATGGGGGTACTGGTCAGTATCGATTCTCTGGCCCAGCCGCTGACCCAGCTGGAGTCTACCGGAGGCAGCGGGCAGGTGGGCATGATCGACAATGACGGTAAATTGCTCTGGGGCCAGTTCGCCAGTGAAGATCTTGCGCTCATCCGCAACCAGCTGGGCCGTCCTGACCGTCCGGTGGATGCCTCGATTCGCCTGAGTAACGGCAATTCGTATTTGCTGATTGACAAGCCTTCGCAGTATTCCAATCTGAATGTCTTCTTCCTGCTTGACGAGAAATCGATTCTGGACGAGCTGCCGATCTTCCAGCGGATCATCAAGGTCATTCCTTTCGTCATTATCCTCGTAATGGTTATTCTACTGGCTCTGCTCAGCAGGCTGGTGTTCAAGCCTATCCAGCAATTGACCAGCGGGATGCGCATCCTGGGGAAGGGACAGCTGGAATACCGGCTGAAGGATGGCAACAGCAGAGAGTTCCAGATCATTACGATGCAATTCAACCAGATGGCGGAGCAGATCGGTAATCTCAAGATTGATGTGTATGAGGAGCAGATGAAGGTGCAGCAGGCCGAGCTGAAGCATCTTCAGGCGCAGATCAATCCTCATTTTTTCATGAATTCCTTGAATATCGTCTTTCATCTGGTAGAGCTGAAGCAATATGCGCTGATCAAAAAGATGATCGGACATCTGGTCTCCCACTTCCGCTTCATTATGAATACCAATGACGCCTGGATTCCGCTGCGCGGCGAGCTGGGTCATATTCAGAATTATATCGAGATTCAGATGGTCATGTATCCCAACAAGCTGTCTTATGAGGTGCAGCTTCCGCAGGAGCTTGAGTCTACACTGATTCCGCCGCTGCTGATCCAGCCCTTCGTCGAGAATGCGATCAAGCATGGATTCATCAACAATTCGAAGCCCTTCAACGTTGGCATAACCGTCAGTGAAGATGCAGGGGAGAGCGGAAATACCTGCATTACCATTCAGATCCGCGATTCCGGGCCGGGCTTCTCCGCAGCTCAGCTCGACATGCTCAATCATGGCGTGTATGAGCGCAAGCCGACAGACCGCCATCTGGGAATATGGAACGTATACAGACGCATGCTGATGTTCTATAACAACCGGGCACGGCTTACCTTCCACAATGCTCCAGACGGAGGCGCGGTTGTGGAAATCAGACTACCCGTTCAAAAGGAGCTGTGA
- a CDS encoding helix-turn-helix domain-containing protein: MYRVLIVDDQYFALLGLQQGVDWSALSVSDVCLAENVDQAIAILEQKPVDLLICDIEMPGRNGLELLAWVKQSAPGTLTIMLTCHADFEYAQRAIYHGAFHYLLKPVDYEELMKISREALAEISKQKEQQQFETLIQEYQRQWEHQLPLLVERFWQDILSQRAAPVLESLTLPANTYNLDLQPGDRYFLALLGLEQWKENLSARDETIMEYALRNMADELLLSGLEGTVLQDQVGHNLAVIYVRGDMKAVRHTLEQNGRTFLDTCGRLLHCSLSIYISAGVPLSGIMSAYTDVTEREQRNLNRSRQVFGPEDQAYGRHLPLAPVPQAAPMHIFGEWATLLELGELEELERRVTLWFSGIEPGRWTSELHRQLIHGILFIVHTVLAKKGLSAHASAELKPLMDKENYPKQSASLQHWALECLRAVMRLLQTSNNVSSATVTKIRQYIRSRLSEEITRDELAAYVYLNPAYLSRLFKKETGLSISDVIIQERLQKAKQLLEETELKITDIAEQVGYTSLGSFSNLFKRVVGTTPQQYRARNRK, from the coding sequence ATGTACAGAGTTCTAATCGTTGACGACCAATACTTCGCCTTGCTCGGCCTCCAGCAGGGGGTGGATTGGAGCGCGCTTAGCGTGTCGGATGTCTGTCTGGCAGAGAATGTGGATCAGGCAATTGCTATTCTTGAGCAGAAGCCCGTAGATCTGCTGATCTGCGATATCGAAATGCCGGGCAGAAACGGCCTTGAGCTGCTGGCCTGGGTGAAGCAATCTGCTCCCGGTACGCTGACGATTATGCTGACCTGCCATGCCGATTTCGAGTATGCCCAGCGCGCGATTTATCACGGTGCCTTCCATTATCTGCTCAAGCCGGTAGACTATGAGGAATTGATGAAGATCTCCCGTGAGGCGCTCGCTGAGATCAGCAAGCAGAAGGAGCAGCAGCAGTTCGAGACCCTGATCCAGGAATACCAGAGACAGTGGGAGCATCAGCTGCCGCTACTGGTGGAACGGTTCTGGCAGGATATTCTCAGCCAGCGGGCGGCGCCCGTGCTGGAATCGCTCACCCTTCCGGCGAACACCTACAATCTGGATCTGCAGCCCGGGGACCGCTACTTCCTAGCTCTGCTGGGGCTGGAGCAGTGGAAGGAGAACCTTAGTGCACGGGATGAGACGATTATGGAATATGCGCTGCGCAATATGGCCGATGAGCTGCTGCTAAGCGGGCTGGAAGGCACCGTGCTGCAGGATCAGGTCGGCCATAATCTGGCGGTCATCTACGTGCGTGGCGATATGAAGGCCGTCCGGCATACGCTGGAGCAGAATGGCCGCACCTTCCTGGATACCTGCGGGCGGCTGCTGCATTGCTCCCTGTCGATCTACATCAGCGCAGGCGTCCCTCTGTCCGGTATCATGAGCGCATATACGGATGTCACTGAACGGGAACAACGCAACCTGAACCGTTCGCGTCAGGTGTTCGGACCGGAGGATCAGGCGTATGGCCGACATCTGCCGCTTGCGCCGGTGCCTCAGGCAGCGCCTATGCACATCTTCGGAGAGTGGGCGACCCTCCTGGAGCTTGGCGAGCTGGAGGAGCTGGAGCGCCGTGTGACCCTGTGGTTCTCGGGCATTGAGCCTGGCCGCTGGACAAGTGAACTGCACCGTCAGCTTATTCACGGCATCCTGTTCATTGTACACACCGTTCTCGCCAAAAAAGGCTTATCCGCACACGCCTCAGCCGAGCTGAAGCCCTTGATGGATAAGGAGAATTATCCGAAGCAGTCCGCTTCGCTCCAGCATTGGGCGCTGGAATGCCTGCGAGCCGTAATGCGCTTATTGCAGACCAGCAATAACGTATCCTCGGCCACAGTCACCAAGATCCGGCAGTATATCCGCTCGCGTCTGAGCGAGGAGATCACCCGGGATGAGCTGGCCGCGTATGTGTACTTGAACCCGGCCTACTTGTCGCGGCTGTTCAAGAAGGAGACCGGGCTGTCGATCTCGGATGTGATCATACAGGAGCGGCTGCAGAAGGCCAAGCAACTGCTGGAGGAGACCGAGCTGAAGATTACCGATATCGCCGAGCAGGTCGGATACACCAGCCTCGGCAGCTTCTCCAACCTGTTCAAGCGGGTCGTCGGCACCACTCCGCAGCAATACCGTGCGCGGAATAGGAAGTGA
- the araA gene encoding L-arabinose isomerase → MSTVSDKQFWFVVGSQHLYGDEALGEVKAHAQEMTDALNNSGVLPYPLVLQDLAVSADKITSIMKEVNYRDEVAGVITWMHTFSPAKMWIRGTKLLQKPLLHLATQYNESIPWATIDMDFMNLNQAAHGDREYGFINARLKKQNKVVVGYWERAEVQKQIAEWMDVAVAYNEGFNIKVARFGDNMRNVGVTEGDKVEAQIQFGWTVDYFGIGDLVAYVNEVKQEEIDALFAEYTKLYAVDYGTYSKEDWEASVKVQASYEIALKRFLDAGGYNAFTSNFEDLHGMKQLPGLAVQRLMAQGYGFAGEGDWKTAALDRLMKVMSHNLNTGFMEDYTYEMAAGQEAILQSHMLEVDPSLASNQPKIIVSPLGIGDREDPARLVFDGKAGEGVVVSMADFGTHYKLLINEVTAFEPTVPAPNLPVARVLWQVKPNFQDGVRAWIENGGGHHTVVSLNLTTDQIVTYAKLVGLEYVIIK, encoded by the coding sequence ATGTCAACAGTAAGCGACAAGCAATTCTGGTTCGTAGTAGGATCGCAGCACCTGTATGGAGATGAAGCGCTGGGTGAAGTGAAGGCTCATGCTCAGGAAATGACCGATGCGCTCAACAATAGCGGGGTGCTTCCTTATCCGCTGGTATTGCAGGATCTGGCCGTTAGCGCAGACAAAATCACTTCCATCATGAAAGAAGTGAACTACCGTGACGAGGTTGCCGGTGTAATCACCTGGATGCACACCTTCTCCCCGGCTAAAATGTGGATTCGCGGCACGAAGCTGCTGCAGAAGCCGCTGCTGCACCTGGCTACCCAATACAATGAGAGCATTCCTTGGGCAACAATTGACATGGACTTCATGAACCTGAACCAGGCTGCCCATGGCGACCGTGAGTATGGCTTCATCAATGCCCGTCTGAAGAAGCAGAATAAGGTCGTTGTAGGATACTGGGAACGTGCTGAAGTCCAGAAGCAGATTGCAGAATGGATGGACGTTGCCGTAGCTTATAACGAAGGCTTCAACATCAAGGTTGCCCGCTTCGGCGACAACATGCGCAACGTTGGCGTGACCGAAGGCGACAAGGTAGAAGCCCAGATCCAGTTCGGCTGGACCGTGGACTACTTTGGCATCGGCGATCTGGTAGCTTATGTGAACGAAGTGAAGCAGGAAGAGATCGATGCCCTGTTCGCAGAATATACGAAGCTGTATGCCGTTGATTATGGCACGTACAGCAAGGAAGATTGGGAAGCCAGCGTGAAGGTGCAGGCGAGCTATGAGATTGCCCTTAAGCGCTTCTTGGATGCAGGAGGCTACAATGCCTTCACCTCCAACTTCGAGGATCTGCACGGCATGAAGCAGCTTCCGGGTCTGGCTGTTCAGCGCCTGATGGCACAAGGCTACGGGTTCGCCGGTGAAGGGGACTGGAAGACTGCGGCCCTGGACCGCCTGATGAAGGTCATGAGCCACAACCTGAACACCGGGTTCATGGAGGATTACACTTACGAAATGGCTGCCGGACAGGAAGCGATTCTCCAGTCCCACATGCTGGAGGTTGATCCGAGCCTGGCCAGCAACCAGCCGAAGATCATCGTGTCCCCGCTGGGCATCGGCGACCGCGAAGACCCGGCCCGTCTCGTCTTCGACGGCAAGGCAGGCGAAGGTGTCGTGGTATCGATGGCTGACTTCGGCACTCATTACAAGCTGCTGATCAACGAAGTTACCGCCTTCGAGCCAACCGTTCCAGCTCCGAATCTTCCGGTAGCACGCGTACTGTGGCAGGTGAAGCCTAACTTCCAGGACGGAGTCAGAGCATGGATCGAGAACGGTGGCGGACACCATACCGTCGTATCGCTGAACCTCACTACTGATCAGATCGTTACCTACGCCAAGCTGGTGGGACTGGAATACGTGATTATTAAGTAA